A region from the Sinorhizobium alkalisoli genome encodes:
- a CDS encoding ferredoxin family protein: protein MTAPFVRIEDRLYQNRYLVDAGRPHIKVRPHQSPSANLLALTRICPAQCYEVNENGQVEVTADGCMECGTCRVLCEANGDIDWSYPRGGFGVLFKFG from the coding sequence ATGACAGCTCCATTCGTTCGCATCGAGGATAGGCTTTACCAGAATCGCTATCTGGTGGACGCAGGGCGGCCACATATTAAAGTGCGACCGCATCAGTCTCCGAGCGCAAACTTGCTCGCACTGACGCGGATCTGCCCAGCCCAATGTTATGAGGTGAATGAAAACGGACAAGTGGAAGTTACTGCTGACGGGTGCATGGAGTGCGGTACATGTAGAGTATTGTGCGAAGCAAACGGTGATATCGATTGGAGCTACCCACGAGGTGGATTCGGTGTCCTCTTCAAATTCGGTTGA
- a CDS encoding FAD-dependent oxidoreductase: MTKEKFDAIVVGAGMSGNAAAYTMASRGLKVLQLERGEYPGSKNVQGAILYANMLETIIPDFRDDAPLERHLIEQRFWLMDDTSHTGVHYRSDDFNEPTPNRYTIIRAQFDKWFSRKVREAGATVLCETTATELVLDGGGKVIGVRTDRAGDPIHAEVVVLAEGVNGLLGTRAGFRKVPKPEAVALAVKEMHFLPEEVIGERFGLTGDQGCVIEAAGTISRGMAGLGFLYTNKESVSLGFGCLVSDFAATMESPYTLLDAFKDHPSIRPLLAGSEVKEYAAHLIPEGGYKAIPQLFGNGWVVVGDAGQLNNAVHREGSNLAMTSGRIAGEAISIIKSQGCPMGPENLSLYKAMLDKSFVVKDLKKYKDMPALLHTNSRNFFLTYPQLLSKAAQNFVRVDGTPKIEKEKATTAAFVKARSRWGLFSDAVRLALAWR, translated from the coding sequence ATGACCAAGGAGAAATTCGACGCCATCGTCGTCGGCGCCGGTATGTCTGGAAACGCGGCTGCTTACACGATGGCAAGTCGCGGCCTAAAGGTGCTGCAGTTGGAACGCGGAGAGTACCCGGGCTCCAAAAACGTCCAAGGCGCCATACTGTACGCCAACATGCTGGAGACAATCATTCCGGATTTTCGGGATGACGCACCTCTTGAGCGGCATCTAATCGAGCAGCGTTTCTGGCTGATGGACGACACTTCGCACACCGGAGTGCACTACCGGTCGGACGATTTTAATGAGCCGACGCCGAACCGCTACACGATCATACGCGCCCAGTTCGACAAGTGGTTTTCGCGCAAAGTGCGCGAGGCTGGTGCGACAGTTCTGTGCGAGACGACGGCGACGGAGCTGGTTCTCGATGGCGGGGGTAAGGTGATAGGCGTACGCACTGATCGTGCTGGTGACCCCATCCACGCGGAAGTGGTCGTCCTCGCAGAAGGTGTCAACGGCCTGCTCGGCACGAGAGCAGGATTTCGCAAGGTGCCGAAACCCGAGGCCGTGGCACTCGCTGTCAAGGAAATGCACTTCCTGCCGGAAGAGGTCATCGGCGAGCGCTTCGGCCTTACCGGCGATCAAGGCTGTGTTATTGAAGCGGCTGGGACAATCTCGCGCGGAATGGCCGGATTGGGTTTTCTTTATACCAACAAGGAATCAGTCTCACTCGGTTTCGGCTGCCTTGTCTCCGATTTCGCAGCGACCATGGAAAGTCCATACACCCTTCTTGACGCCTTCAAGGACCATCCATCAATCCGCCCGCTCCTTGCGGGCTCGGAGGTTAAGGAATATGCGGCGCACCTCATTCCGGAAGGTGGGTACAAGGCAATTCCGCAGCTATTTGGAAACGGCTGGGTTGTGGTTGGTGACGCGGGGCAGCTTAACAATGCCGTGCACCGCGAGGGCTCTAATCTCGCCATGACGTCGGGTCGCATCGCCGGCGAGGCGATCTCCATAATCAAGAGCCAAGGATGCCCGATGGGCCCGGAAAACCTCTCCCTTTACAAGGCCATGCTGGACAAATCTTTTGTTGTGAAAGATCTTAAAAAATACAAGGACATGCCTGCCCTGCTCCACACGAACTCACGGAACTTTTTTTTGACGTACCCGCAGCTGCTGTCCAAGGCAGCGCAAAATTTCGTGCGCGTCGACGGCACACCCAAGATCGAGAAGGAAAAAGCGACCACGGCCGCTTTTGTCAAGGCACGTTCGCGATGGGGACTGTTCAGCGACGCGGTCCGCTTGGCACTTGCTTGGCGCTAA
- the nifA gene encoding nif-specific transcriptional activator NifA, which produces MTERTAQTMHKPDFWASGIYRVSKVLIGPANLETKLANVIKALSAILPMRRGAIVVLNAGGAPELVATLGVEQASQGARCIPAKAAIDRILAKGAPLVVPDTCKSDLFQAELQTSSNATGPTTFVGVPMKVDQETLGTLWLDRAKDGGTRIQFEEEVRFLSMIANLAARAVRLDRHQSRDGQSILGEEGARKTSSGEKELPEPAPQRPTKIDWIVGESPALKQVVESVKVVAITNSAVLLRGESGTGKEFFAKAIHELSPRRKKPFVKLNCAALSAGVLESELFGHEKGAFTGAISQRAGRFELAHGGTLLLDEIGEISPAFQAKLLRVLQEGELERVGGTKTLKVDVRLICATNKDLEAAVADGEFRADLYYRINVVPIFLPPLRERNGDISRLARVFLDRFNRENNRDLTFTPAALELLSKCNFPGNVRELENCVRRTATLARSGTILPSDFSCLKDQCLSSMLWKSADRPLAGNTLNGTVESPVSFGYSTGPAGLTVAPHLTDRELLISAMEKAGWVQAKAARILGLTPRQVGYALRRHRIQVKKI; this is translated from the coding sequence ATGACTGAACGAACCGCTCAAACCATGCACAAACCGGATTTCTGGGCCAGCGGTATCTATCGGGTATCGAAAGTCTTGATTGGTCCAGCCAATCTCGAGACCAAGCTCGCCAATGTCATTAAGGCCCTCTCCGCAATTCTCCCAATGCGGCGCGGCGCAATCGTCGTTCTGAATGCTGGAGGAGCGCCCGAGCTGGTTGCAACGCTCGGCGTGGAGCAAGCATCTCAAGGCGCTCGCTGCATTCCGGCGAAGGCTGCAATAGACAGAATCCTCGCAAAAGGCGCGCCACTGGTCGTACCGGACACTTGCAAGTCGGACCTGTTCCAGGCTGAGCTTCAAACCAGCTCGAACGCCACCGGCCCGACCACCTTCGTTGGCGTCCCGATGAAGGTGGATCAAGAAACGCTTGGAACACTATGGCTCGACCGCGCCAAGGATGGCGGCACCAGGATACAATTCGAGGAAGAGGTGCGTTTCCTGTCCATGATTGCCAACCTTGCGGCCCGGGCCGTTCGGTTGGATCGCCACCAGAGCCGCGATGGTCAGTCAATCTTGGGCGAGGAAGGAGCCCGCAAGACTAGTTCAGGCGAGAAGGAACTCCCCGAACCTGCCCCACAACGCCCCACAAAAATCGATTGGATCGTTGGGGAAAGCCCTGCGCTCAAACAGGTGGTCGAAAGCGTCAAAGTTGTTGCAATAACCAATTCTGCAGTGCTTCTCAGGGGTGAAAGCGGCACAGGCAAGGAGTTCTTTGCCAAGGCCATCCACGAGCTTTCACCTCGAAGAAAGAAGCCCTTCGTGAAGTTGAACTGCGCCGCACTGTCTGCAGGCGTCCTGGAATCGGAACTGTTTGGACATGAAAAGGGCGCCTTTACTGGGGCCATCTCTCAGCGCGCAGGTCGTTTCGAATTGGCGCACGGTGGAACCCTGCTGCTCGATGAGATCGGCGAGATTTCGCCGGCCTTTCAAGCGAAACTGTTGCGCGTCCTGCAGGAGGGTGAGCTTGAGCGAGTCGGCGGCACAAAAACACTCAAGGTGGACGTTCGACTCATATGCGCCACGAACAAGGATCTAGAGGCGGCAGTCGCGGATGGGGAGTTCAGGGCCGACCTCTACTACCGGATCAATGTGGTACCCATATTTTTGCCGCCTCTCAGGGAGCGAAATGGAGATATTTCACGCCTTGCGAGGGTTTTTCTCGACCGATTCAACCGAGAAAACAATCGGGATCTCACATTCACGCCGGCTGCGCTCGAGCTCTTGTCAAAATGCAACTTTCCCGGCAACGTCCGAGAGCTTGAAAATTGCGTCCGGAGGACCGCCACTCTCGCGCGTTCGGGGACGATCCTTCCATCAGATTTCTCCTGTCTGAAAGACCAATGCCTTTCTTCAATGCTCTGGAAAAGCGCTGACCGTCCACTTGCGGGCAATACACTCAATGGGACGGTCGAATCCCCGGTCAGCTTCGGTTACTCCACCGGACCGGCCGGCTTAACGGTGGCACCACATCTAACCGACCGCGAGTTGCTAATCAGTGCTATGGAGAAGGCCGGCTGGGTTCAGGCAAAGGCAGCTCGGATTCTGGGCCTCACACCGCGGCAAGTTGGCTATGCATTACGTCGCCATCGTATACAGGTGAAGAAGATCTAA